Proteins from a single region of Zhongshania aliphaticivorans:
- the tkt gene encoding transketolase → MPSRSDLANAIRALSMDAVQKANSGHPGAPMGMADIAEVLWRDYLQHNPSNPSWVNRDRFVLSNGHGSMLIYSLLHLSGYDLSIEDLQQFRQLHSRTPGHPEYGYTPGVETTTGPLGQGVANAVGMAVAEKVLAAQFNRDGFDIVDHYTYTFLGDGCMMEGISHEVCSLAGTLGLGKLIAFYDDNGISIDGEVEGWFTDDTPARFEAYGWHVIPAVDGHNSAEIARAIEAARAESDKPTLICCKTIIGKGSPNKQGKEESHGAALGEAEIALTREALGWPHAPFEIPADIYDGWNAQDKGKALEGAWDDVFDAYAAEYPELAAEFGRRSAGDLPAGFAEKANAYIAQCQAESKDVATRKASQLCLDAYGAMLPELLGGSADLAGSNLTIWGGAKAIEAKDASGNYLHYGVREFGMSAMMNGIALHGGFINYGSTFLVFMEYARNAVRMAAIMGQRVIHIYTHDSIGLGEDGPTHQPIEQIASLRGTPNMSLWRPCDMTESAVAWKAALERADGPSALIFTRQGLPHQQRDDIQLANIARGAYVLSDCDGEPEAIIIATGSEVKLAMAAQEVLSAKGKKIRVVSMPSTDVFDSQDGDYRESVLPSSVPARVAVEAAHRDYWYKYVGLDGRIVGMDSFGESAPAADLFEYFGITANAVVEAVEDCLD, encoded by the coding sequence ATGCCCTCTCGCAGTGATCTCGCTAACGCCATTCGCGCCCTTAGTATGGATGCCGTTCAGAAAGCCAATTCTGGTCACCCAGGTGCCCCAATGGGCATGGCAGATATTGCCGAAGTTTTATGGCGTGACTATTTGCAGCACAACCCAAGCAATCCATCTTGGGTTAACCGCGACCGTTTTGTGTTGTCTAACGGTCATGGCTCCATGCTTATTTATTCTTTGCTGCACCTTTCTGGTTACGATCTGTCGATTGAAGATTTGCAGCAGTTCCGTCAGCTGCATAGCCGCACGCCGGGCCATCCTGAATACGGTTACACGCCTGGAGTAGAAACCACTACCGGCCCATTGGGACAAGGTGTTGCCAATGCCGTAGGTATGGCGGTGGCCGAAAAAGTATTGGCTGCACAGTTTAACCGCGATGGTTTTGATATTGTCGATCATTACACCTACACCTTCCTTGGTGATGGCTGCATGATGGAAGGAATCTCCCACGAAGTGTGTTCACTGGCCGGAACTTTAGGTCTGGGTAAGCTGATTGCATTTTACGATGACAACGGTATTTCCATTGACGGTGAAGTTGAAGGTTGGTTCACCGATGACACCCCAGCTCGTTTTGAAGCTTACGGATGGCATGTGATTCCCGCCGTTGACGGTCACAACAGTGCAGAGATTGCGCGTGCTATTGAAGCGGCACGGGCAGAGTCAGATAAACCGACATTAATTTGCTGTAAAACCATTATTGGTAAAGGTTCACCTAATAAGCAAGGCAAAGAAGAAAGCCACGGCGCAGCATTGGGCGAGGCGGAAATTGCCCTGACTCGCGAAGCCTTGGGCTGGCCACATGCGCCGTTTGAAATCCCTGCTGACATCTATGATGGCTGGAATGCGCAAGATAAAGGTAAGGCGCTTGAAGGAGCGTGGGACGATGTCTTTGATGCCTATGCGGCAGAATACCCAGAATTGGCGGCGGAGTTTGGGCGCCGATCTGCGGGGGATTTACCGGCTGGTTTTGCTGAAAAGGCCAATGCCTATATTGCTCAGTGCCAAGCTGAATCTAAAGACGTGGCAACACGCAAAGCATCACAACTGTGCTTGGATGCCTACGGTGCCATGCTGCCAGAACTTCTAGGTGGCTCTGCCGACTTGGCAGGTTCAAATTTAACAATTTGGGGCGGAGCCAAAGCGATAGAGGCAAAAGACGCCAGCGGCAACTACCTGCATTACGGTGTTCGTGAATTCGGCATGTCAGCCATGATGAACGGTATTGCCCTGCATGGCGGCTTTATTAATTACGGTTCCACCTTCTTGGTGTTTATGGAATACGCACGTAATGCCGTGCGCATGGCCGCCATCATGGGCCAGCGGGTCATTCATATATACACCCACGATTCTATCGGCTTGGGCGAAGATGGCCCAACTCACCAGCCAATTGAGCAAATTGCGAGTTTGCGTGGCACGCCGAATATGTCTTTGTGGCGTCCCTGCGATATGACCGAGTCTGCGGTTGCCTGGAAAGCGGCGTTGGAGCGTGCTGATGGTCCAAGTGCCTTGATTTTCACACGCCAAGGTTTGCCGCACCAACAACGTGACGACATTCAGCTAGCCAATATTGCCCGTGGTGCTTATGTGCTCAGCGACTGTGACGGTGAGCCAGAAGCCATCATTATTGCAACCGGTTCAGAAGTGAAGCTGGCAATGGCTGCGCAAGAAGTACTGAGCGCTAAGGGCAAAAAAATCCGCGTTGTGTCTATGCCAAGCACTGATGTGTTTGATAGCCAAGACGGTGATTACCGTGAGTCGGTACTGCCAAGCAGTGTGCCAGCCCGGGTTGCAGTTGAAGCAGCACATCGCGATTACTGGTACAAATATGTTGGTTTGGACGGTCGTATTGTGGGTATGGATAGCTTCGGTGAGTCGGCGCCAGCAGCTGATTTATTCGAATATTTTGGTATCACTGCTAACGCTGTTGTAGAAGCCGTTGAGGATTGCCTAGACTAA
- a CDS encoding type I glyceraldehyde-3-phosphate dehydrogenase produces MLRLAINGYGRIGRCVLRALYESPLREKMQIVAINEPADLATIAHLTRFDSTHGRFPGEVEFRHGTLVINGDVIAVSHDDDMANVDWTRHNIDVVLECSGVISRYAELEAHIERGARHVLLSQPGEPGIATIVYGLNHQELDPEQRIVSNASCTTNGIVPVIDVLNKAFGVRSGCITTIHSAMNDQPVLDAYHHTDLRKTRAAGLSMIPVDTGLAAGIGRIIPELDGRFAARAVRIPTHNVSAMELTVSLNADVSVEDVNVALKMAARGRLSGILGYSDEPLASCDFNHDPRSAIVDAGQTRVTGELVSLFTWFDNEWGYANRMLDVTAHWLS; encoded by the coding sequence ATGTTGCGACTGGCCATAAATGGGTACGGCCGAATAGGGCGCTGTGTATTGCGCGCCCTTTATGAGTCACCTTTGCGTGAAAAAATGCAAATTGTCGCCATTAATGAACCAGCAGATTTGGCGACAATAGCGCATTTAACACGGTTCGATAGTACCCATGGCCGCTTTCCCGGCGAGGTTGAGTTTCGTCATGGCACATTGGTGATTAATGGTGATGTCATTGCGGTAAGCCATGATGACGACATGGCCAATGTGGATTGGACTCGCCACAATATTGATGTCGTCCTCGAGTGTTCTGGTGTCATTAGCCGTTATGCCGAGCTAGAGGCCCATATTGAGCGCGGCGCTCGTCATGTATTATTGTCTCAACCTGGCGAGCCGGGTATTGCGACCATAGTGTATGGGCTCAATCATCAGGAGTTAGACCCTGAACAGCGCATCGTCTCCAACGCATCGTGCACTACAAATGGCATTGTGCCGGTGATCGACGTGCTGAATAAGGCGTTTGGGGTGCGCTCGGGTTGTATCACAACCATCCATTCAGCCATGAATGATCAGCCGGTATTGGATGCCTATCATCACACCGATTTACGAAAAACACGCGCCGCAGGGCTGTCGATGATCCCGGTTGATACCGGTTTGGCAGCGGGTATTGGGCGAATAATTCCTGAGCTTGATGGTCGTTTTGCAGCGCGGGCAGTGCGCATTCCAACTCATAATGTCTCGGCGATGGAATTAACGGTAAGCTTAAACGCCGACGTAAGTGTAGAAGATGTGAATGTGGCACTTAAAATGGCCGCGAGAGGGCGCTTGTCCGGCATTTTGGGGTATAGCGATGAACCGCTTGCGTCCTGTGATTTCAACCACGATCCACGCTCGGCGATAGTTGATGCGGGGCAAACACGGGTAACGGGCGAGTTGGTGAGCTTATTTACTTGGTTTGATAATGAGTGGGGTTATGCAAATCGGATGCTAGATGTGACGGCACATTGGTTGTCGTAG
- a CDS encoding phosphoglycerate kinase, whose protein sequence is MAVIKMQDLDLAGKRVLIREDLNVPIAEGKVSSDARLRAALPTLKLALEAGAKVIVMSHLGRPTEGEFDEQYSLKPVAEYLSEALGAPVALLNDWQEGVTLENGQLALLENVRFNAGEKKDSDDLAKAYAALCDVFVMDAFGTAHRAQASTHGVAKYAPIACAGPLLASELDNLERALANPARPFVAIVGGSKVSTKLTVLETLSDKVDQLVVGGGIANTFLAAAGHNVGKSLYEEDLIPKAKALMEKCQIPIPTDVMTGKKFDANEPATLRPVENVGDDDMIFDIGPVSSACLAEILKQAGTIIWNGPVGVFEFDQFADGTEDISRAIAESSAFSIAGGGDTLAAVDKFGIADQVSYISTGGGAFLEYVEGKTLPAVAILEARAQS, encoded by the coding sequence ATGGCAGTAATTAAAATGCAGGATTTGGATCTGGCCGGCAAGCGAGTACTGATCCGAGAAGATCTTAACGTCCCCATTGCAGAAGGCAAAGTCAGTTCAGATGCGCGCTTGCGTGCTGCCTTGCCAACATTGAAGTTGGCGCTGGAGGCGGGTGCAAAAGTCATTGTTATGTCACATCTTGGCCGCCCGACAGAGGGTGAGTTTGATGAGCAATATTCATTAAAGCCCGTTGCAGAATATTTGAGTGAAGCATTGGGTGCGCCCGTTGCCTTACTCAATGACTGGCAAGAGGGTGTGACCCTTGAAAATGGCCAGCTCGCCCTGCTAGAAAATGTGCGTTTTAATGCTGGTGAAAAGAAAGACAGTGACGATTTAGCAAAAGCCTATGCGGCATTGTGTGATGTGTTTGTTATGGATGCCTTTGGCACGGCTCACCGTGCACAAGCATCGACCCACGGGGTTGCTAAATACGCACCTATTGCGTGTGCAGGGCCATTGTTGGCGAGTGAGTTAGATAATTTAGAACGCGCTCTGGCCAATCCCGCACGGCCTTTTGTGGCGATAGTCGGTGGCTCTAAAGTGTCGACCAAGCTCACGGTGTTGGAGACTTTATCTGATAAAGTAGACCAGTTGGTGGTCGGTGGTGGTATTGCCAATACCTTTCTTGCCGCCGCAGGGCACAATGTTGGCAAGTCATTATATGAAGAAGACCTGATTCCAAAAGCCAAGGCCTTAATGGAGAAGTGTCAAATTCCTATTCCGACCGATGTGATGACCGGGAAAAAATTCGACGCTAATGAGCCTGCAACGCTACGGCCAGTAGAAAATGTCGGCGATGACGATATGATTTTTGATATTGGTCCGGTGTCATCTGCTTGTCTTGCCGAAATACTGAAACAAGCTGGCACTATTATATGGAATGGCCCAGTAGGGGTATTCGAGTTTGACCAATTTGCAGATGGCACCGAGGACATCTCCCGTGCCATTGCCGAGTCTAGTGCATTTTCCATTGCGGGCGGGGGTGATACCCTAGCTGCTGTTGATAAATTTGGCATTGCTGATCAAGTGTCTTATATCTCGACCGGCGGCGGTGCATTTTTAGAATATGTAGAAGGTAAAACATTGCCAGCGGTGGCGATCTTAGAGGCACGAGCACAAAGCTAA